One window of the Oncorhynchus keta strain PuntledgeMale-10-30-2019 chromosome 31, Oket_V2, whole genome shotgun sequence genome contains the following:
- the LOC127914310 gene encoding trichohyalin-like — MLEFGMLRQGQSSERDVQPRECEREEQRERERNNERERNNERERERERGTTRGRRTTGERGKKTREREEQREREEQREREEQREREREREEQREGEEQRESEGKKREREKNNEREKNNEREKNNERESGTTRERAEQREREEQRERGTTRERGTTRERDNEREGQRERRTTRERGTTRERNNEREEQRERGTTRERGTTRERGTTKERGTTRERGTTRERNNERERNNERERNNERERNNEREREREEQREGEEQRESEGKKREREKNNEREKNNEREKNNEREKNNERESGTTRERGTTRERNNEREKNNERERNNERERNNEREEQRERGTTRERGTTRERGTTRERGTTKERGTTRERGTTRERNNERERNNEREEQREREEQREREEQRERGTTRERGTTRERERNNERERGTTRERERNNEREREEQRERERNNERERNSERERNNERERERNNEREKNNGREREEQREREKNNERERRTTRERRTMRERERNNEREEQRERRTTREREEQRERERNNEREKSNERERGTTRERAEQREREEQRERERNNERERNSEREKNNEREKNNEREKNNEREEQREREEQ; from the coding sequence ATGCTTGAGTTCGGCATGTTGAGGCAAGGGCAGTCATCAGAACGGGACGTCCAGccgagagagtgcgagagagaggaacaacgagagagagagcggaacaacgagagagagaggaacaacgagagagagagagagagagagagaggaacaacgaGAGGGAGAAGAACAACGGGAGAGCGAGGGaaaaaaacgagagagagagaagaacaacgagagagagaagaacaacgagagagagaggaacaacgagagagagagagagagagagaggaacaacgaGAGGGAGAAGAACAACGGGAGAGCGAGGGaaaaaaacgagagagagagaagaacaacgagagagagaagaacaacgagagagagaagaacaacgagagagagagcggaacaacgagagagagagcggaacaacgagagagagaggaacaacgagagagaggaacaacgagagagagaggaacaacgagagagagggacaacgagagagagggacagcgagagagaagaacaacgagagagagaggaacaacgagagagaggaacaacgagagagaggaacaacgagagagaggaacaacgagagagagaggaacaacgagagagagaggaacaacgaaagagagaggaacaacgagagagagaggaacaacgagagagaggaacaatgagagagagaggaacaacgagagagagaggaacaacgagagagagaggaacaacgagagagagagagagagagaggaacaacgaGAGGGAGAAGAACAACGGGAGAGCGAGGGaaaaaaacgagagagagagaagaacaacgagagagagaagaacaacgagagagagaagaacaacgagagagagaagaacaacgagagagagagcggaacaacgagagagagaggaacaacgagagagaggaacaacgagagagagaagaacaacgagagagagaggaacaacgagagagagaggaacaacgagagagaggaacaacgagagagaggaacaacgagagagagaggaacaacgagagagagaggaacaacgagagagagaggaacaacgaaagagagaggaacaacgagagagagaggaacaacgagagagaggaacaatgagagagagaggaacaatgagagagaggaacaacgagagagagaggaacaacgagagagagaggaacagcgagagagaggaacaacgagagagagaggaacaacgagagagagagagaggaacaacgagagagagagaggaacaacgagagagagagagaggaacaacgagagagagagagaggaacaacgagagagagagaggaacaacgagagagagaggaacagcgagagagagaggaacaacgagagagagagagagaggaacaacgagagggagaagaacaacgggagagagagagaagaacaacgagagagagagaagaacaacgagagagagagaagaacaacgagagagagaagaacaatgagagagagagagcggaacaacgagagagaggaacagcgagagagaagaacaacgagagagagagaagaacaacgagagagagagcggaacaacgagagagagaagagcaacgagagagagagaggaacaacgagagagagagcggaacaacgagagagagaagagcaacgagagagagagaggaacaacgagagagagaggaacagcgagagagagaagaacaacgagagagagaagaacaacgagagagagaagaacaacgAGAGAGAagaacaacgagagagagaagaacaatga